The Apodemus sylvaticus chromosome 5, mApoSyl1.1, whole genome shotgun sequence genome has a segment encoding these proteins:
- the LOC127685569 gene encoding olfactory receptor 5W2-like — protein sequence MYRGNCSSLDEFILLGITDNPEMKVALFTTFLLVYLIILLANLGMIILIGVDTQLHTPMYFFLSHLSFCDLCYSTAIGPKMLVDLLAEDKSISTVGCALQFFTLCAFVDSECLLLAVMAYDIYQAISNPLLYTVNMSSQLCFLLMAGVYLVGTADALIHTTLAFSLCFCGSNEINHFFCDVPPLLLISCSDTEANELVTFTIVGFIELSTISGLLVSYCYIISSVLKIRSADGRSKAFSTCAFHLTAVAIFQGTQLFLYFRPSSSYSLDQDKMTSLFYTLVNPRLNPRIYSMKNKGVNEALEKLKKKR from the coding sequence ATGTACAGGGGAAATTGCTCCTCTCTGGATGAATTCATTTTGTTAGGAATTACTGATAACCCTGAAATGAAAGTGGCCCTCTTTACCACATTCCTACTTGTTTATCTCATTATTCTTCTTGCCAATCTTGGGATGATCATCTTAATCGGAGTGGACACTCagctgcacacacccatgtacttcttcctcagccacCTCTCTTTCTGTGACCTCTGCTATTCCACAGCAATTGGACCCAAGATGCTGGTGGATCTTTTAGCTGAGGATAAATCAATTTCCACAGTTGGATGTGCACTGCAGTTCTTTACCCTCTGTGCCTTTGTAGATTCCGAGTGTCTACTGCTGGCAGTGATGGCCTATGATATATACCAGGCCATCAGTAACCCATTGCTCTACACAGTGAACATGTCCAGCCAGCTGTGCTTCCTCCTGATGGCTGGGGTTTACCTGGTGGGAACAGCAGATGCTTTGATACATACCACCTTGGCCTTCAGTTTGTGTTTCTGTGGGTCCAATGAGATCAACCACTTTTTTTGTGATGTTCCTCCTCTTCTATTAATATCTTGCTCAGATACGGAGGCAAATGAGTTAGTTACATTCACAATTGTTGGGTTTATTGAACTAAGCACAATTTCTGGACTTCTTGTCTCTTACTGTTATATCATCTCATCAGTCTTGAAGATCCGCTCTGCTGATGGAAGGTCCAAAGCTTTCTCCACATGTGCCTTCCACCTGACTGCAGTTGCAATTTTTCAGGGAACTCAGCTCTTTTTGTATTTCCGTCCAAGTTCTTCCTACTCTCTGGATCAAGATAAAATGACATCCTTATTCTACACCCTGGTGAATCCAAGGTTGAATCCTCGGATTTACAGCATGAAGAACAAGGGTGTGAATGAGGCTCTTGAAAAGTTGAAGAAGAAAAGGTGA